The genomic segment AATTTTCAAATGTTTCGATTGTTCCGAACTTTAAATTCATTGCTCCGTTGATGCCTGAAGAACTGCCGCCTTTGGAAAAGCCATATCGTCTGTGCACTTTTTCGCGTGTCATGAAGGAAAAAGGTGTTGAAGATGCGGTTGAAGCCGTTATCCGGGTAAACAATGATCTGGGGAAAACAGTGTATACTTTGGACATATACGGCCCGGTTGATAAGGCTTATCAGGAGCGCTTTGAAATGATTTGCTCAAATTTTCCGGATTATATACAGTATAAAGGCATTGTACGTCCAGACGAGAGCATTGCGGCTTTAAAAGGAGCATTTGCTTTGTTGTTTCCCACGCATTTTGCCACGGAGGGCATCCCCGGAACGATACTTGATGCATATGCGGCTGGGGTGCCGATAGTCACGTCTAAATGGGAAAACTGCGGCGATATTTTTGATGATGGGACAGGTTGGGGATATGAGATGAGCAACAAGCAGGGGTTGTATATGATTTTGTCTCAAATTTGCCATGATACAACAAAATGGAATGATGTAAGAGAGGGCTGTTTGAAAAAGTATGCGTGCTTCTCTGCGGATGAAGCATTTTCTCGTATACAAAAGCAGCTATCAGGAAGCAGAGTATGAGTATAAGCACTTTTAACATAAAAAAATGGTACAGAATGCTTCGCGGGAAAAGCATACTTCATGTAAATCAAGGACTTGGTCGTTGTTTTTCCACAACGGACATCTGTGGCTATTATAACGATTTGACCGAAAAGGTAACAAAAATGCCGGAATTGCTTAATTGCGATGAGCTTCCGCATGTCGAAGACGAAAGAGGAGAACAAATCCTTTTTCCGGTTGCCGTTTTTCAGTACGGCTTAGGCGCATATGACCTTTATCTGTTAAAGCATGACGAACGCTATCTGAAAAAATTTTATCAGTGTGTGTGTTGGGCGATGCAAAATCAGGAAAGTTCCGGTGCATGGAACAACTTTTTCTTCATCTACCCCAGGACACCGTACGGTGCTATGTGCCAAGGTGAAGGAACCTCGTTATTGATTCGCGCATATAAACACTCCGGAAACAAGATTTATTTAGAGGCAGCACAGAAAGCACTTGATTTTATGCTGATTTCGGTGACAAACGGAGGAACATCGGACGAAACAGAAGAACGCTTACTATTGCTTGAATACACACACCGCACTGCTGTATTGAATGGATGGATATTTGCGTTATTCGGATTGTACGATGCAGCTCTTGTATGTGACAGCAGGGTTTACCGGGATGCGTTTGATAAGTCTTTGCATACGCTTATCAAATCACTTCATGATTTTGATTGCGGATATTGGTCAATTTATAGCAGAGACGGAAAAATTGCAAGTCCGTTTTACCATGATCTGCACATTGCACAGATGCAAGCCCTTTACGCTATGACGCATAATAAACTGTTTTTAGAGTATTCTGAGCGGTGGACAGCTTACAAAAAAAGCTTTTGGAAATCCAAAAAAGCCTTTGTAAAAAAAGTTTTTCAAAAAATCAGGGAGTAAAGTATGAAGAGACTGCTTTGCATAGTTGGTGGGATGAATGCCGGCGGTGCCGAAACGTTTTTAATGAAGCTTTACCGAAAAATAGACAAAAACCAATTTCAAATGGATTTTGCTGTTGCAACCGCAGATAAATGTTACTACGATGATGAGATTCTTTCGATGGGCGGACGCATTTATAAAATAAGTCCCAAAAGTTCTGGCGTTGTGCGCAACTTTAATAGTATTAAGAAACTTGTGAAGCGTGAAAAATATTCCTATGTGCTTCGTACTTCGCAGCACTCATTGTCGGCGCTTGAGTTATTTGCAGCGCGAATCGGCGGTGCCAAAACCACTATATTCAGATCAAGTAATTCTAATACAACAACTGGTGCCGGCAAAGATCTTTTGCTTCATCGCATCTGTCGCTTTATGCCCCTTTGGAATGCTGACATAAAGCTTGCACCGTCTACGGAGGCAGCTGAATTTATGTTTGGGAAAAACTGCATTAAAAAAGGCAGGGCGATTCTTCTGCATAACGCAATTGACCTTTCCTTATTTCACTATGATATTGCTGCAGGAATACGCATAAGAAATGAGTTAAATATCCCTGCTGAAACAACGATTATAGGACATGTTGGGCGGTTCAATCAACAAAAAAACCATGCTTTTTTATTGGATGTATTTAAGGCGTACAGCTGTAAAAATGGAAATTCTGTACTGTTATTGGTCGGGAAGGGCGAACTTGAACCTGCAATAAAAGAAAAAGCCTCGGAACTCGGAATTTTAGACAGAATTATTTTCACGGGAGTCAGGTCTGATGTGCCCGCTCTTTTATCGGCTATGGATGTGTTCGTTTTTCCGTCACTGTACGAGGGAATGCCGAATACAGTAATTGAAGCGCAGGCAACGGGACTGCCGTGCCTGATTGCAGATACCATTACCCGCGAAGCTGATATTACCGGTTTGGTTCACTACTTACCGTTAGACAGCGCAGATGCATGGGCAAGCTATATTGCAAACTTGCCGCAGGAAACCCGTACAACGCCAATACAAAAGTTTAAAGAAAACTGCTATGATATAGAGTCGGTAACAGAACAATTTGTTAAGCTGGTTTTTGAGAAGTAGGAGATAGGCTATGATAATAACATTGCGCAAAGTGGCAACGGGACTTATATTCGTTTGCACTACTGCATTGTTTGTGCTGTTCATTCTGTTTGATTCATATACTTGGGGGAA from the Ruminococcus champanellensis 18P13 = JCM 17042 genome contains:
- a CDS encoding glycosyltransferase family 1 protein, whose protein sequence is MKRLLCIVGGMNAGGAETFLMKLYRKIDKNQFQMDFAVATADKCYYDDEILSMGGRIYKISPKSSGVVRNFNSIKKLVKREKYSYVLRTSQHSLSALELFAARIGGAKTTIFRSSNSNTTTGAGKDLLLHRICRFMPLWNADIKLAPSTEAAEFMFGKNCIKKGRAILLHNAIDLSLFHYDIAAGIRIRNELNIPAETTIIGHVGRFNQQKNHAFLLDVFKAYSCKNGNSVLLLVGKGELEPAIKEKASELGILDRIIFTGVRSDVPALLSAMDVFVFPSLYEGMPNTVIEAQATGLPCLIADTITREADITGLVHYLPLDSADAWASYIANLPQETRTTPIQKFKENCYDIESVTEQFVKLVFEK
- a CDS encoding glycosyltransferase, coding for MKGLLMMKICVIGAFGFDTMPTGGQPVKTRNLYKLLSEKYGTDEVSYIETYGWKKHPFKMMNTVRRAVKQSENVIMLPAHNGVKVFAPLLLRYAKGTAAKLFYDVIGGWLPQKTAADQKLAGQLRKFDGIWVETSSMKTALDSQKFSNVSIVPNFKFIAPLMPEELPPLEKPYRLCTFSRVMKEKGVEDAVEAVIRVNNDLGKTVYTLDIYGPVDKAYQERFEMICSNFPDYIQYKGIVRPDESIAALKGAFALLFPTHFATEGIPGTILDAYAAGVPIVTSKWENCGDIFDDGTGWGYEMSNKQGLYMILSQICHDTTKWNDVREGCLKKYACFSADEAFSRIQKQLSGSRV
- a CDS encoding D-glucuronyl C5-epimerase family protein, which gives rise to MSISTFNIKKWYRMLRGKSILHVNQGLGRCFSTTDICGYYNDLTEKVTKMPELLNCDELPHVEDERGEQILFPVAVFQYGLGAYDLYLLKHDERYLKKFYQCVCWAMQNQESSGAWNNFFFIYPRTPYGAMCQGEGTSLLIRAYKHSGNKIYLEAAQKALDFMLISVTNGGTSDETEERLLLLEYTHRTAVLNGWIFALFGLYDAALVCDSRVYRDAFDKSLHTLIKSLHDFDCGYWSIYSRDGKIASPFYHDLHIAQMQALYAMTHNKLFLEYSERWTAYKKSFWKSKKAFVKKVFQKIRE